In one window of Mercurialis annua linkage group LG4, ddMerAnnu1.2, whole genome shotgun sequence DNA:
- the LOC126679370 gene encoding putative HVA22-like protein g, with amino-acid sequence MLGDFITRILVLLFGYAYPAFECFKSVEKNKNQIEELRFWCQYWIIIALLTVVERIGDIFISWLPMYGEIKLVFFIYLWYPKTKGTGYVYETLLRPFVAKHETDIDRKIVELRARAWDFALYYWQNCTKLGQGTFFQILEYLAAQSGKLSNTNPKKTEKNEPRSPSAAPPRNDSDSMSKHKNSRWPSRAPPPPPPPGSSINREQTENLHSETDVNDSLQQARMKLRRSKPAVN; translated from the exons ATGTTAGGAGATTTCATCACCAGAATTCTTGT GTTGCTTTTCGGGTATGCATACCCGGcttttgaatgttttaaatCTGTTGAGaagaataaaaatcaaattgaagaaCTCAGATTTTGGTGTCAATACTG GATAATCATAGCACTTCTTACTGTTGTTGAGAGGATAGGggatatttttatttcatg GTTGCCAATGTATGGGGAGATAAAGCTGGTATTCTTTATCTACTTATGGTATCCCAAAACAAAG GGAACTGGGTATGTCTACGAAACCCTGTTGAGACCTTTTGTGGCAAAGCATGAAACTGATATTGACAGGAAGATTGTGGAACTGAGAGCTAGAGCTTGGGATTTTGCTCTTTATTACTGGCAGAACTGTACTAAACTAGGACAGGGTACATTCTTTCAGATTCTTGAGTACTTGGCTGCTCAATCTGGAAAATTGTCCAACACAAATCCTAAG AAGACAGAAAAAAATGAACCGCGGTCACCATCAGCAGCTCCACCACGAAACGATTCAGATTCAATGAGCAAGCACAAGAACAGCAGGTGGCCATCAAGAGCGCCGCCGCCACCTCCGCCGCCAGGTAGTTCAATCAACCGCGAACAAACAGAGAATTTGCACTCTGAAACTGACGTCAATGACAGCCTTCAGCAGGCTCGGATGAAGCTCCGGCGATCA